A genomic window from Microvirga sp. TS319 includes:
- a CDS encoding dihydrodipicolinate synthase family protein — MNESQAAELKTRLRGILPPVTMPFDEQGNLAPSAIKAQIDLMVNSGVHGVVAGGSTGEGHTLSTEEFYDAMVATHDAVAGRVPFVAGLIVNSTREAIDRTKMLKNLKVEALQVTPVHYLFKPDAEATITHFRAIYEETGIPILIYNVIPWNYLSVDLMLRIMDEVPGVVGMKQSSGDLKSLSDLVQRVKPNNIVLSGIDALLYSGFSLGADGAISALTSALPGITAKLFDLVNKGRHDEALKIHWQLNTLWNSLRHDNLPACVKYIQHRQGLPLYHPRAPMERVTDAQKAAIDKALKGLID; from the coding sequence ATGAATGAAAGCCAAGCCGCAGAACTGAAGACGCGTCTTCGCGGTATTCTTCCGCCCGTTACCATGCCGTTCGATGAGCAGGGAAATCTCGCTCCCTCCGCCATCAAGGCGCAGATCGACCTCATGGTCAATTCGGGCGTCCATGGCGTCGTCGCCGGGGGCAGCACGGGCGAGGGCCACACGCTCTCGACGGAAGAGTTCTATGATGCAATGGTGGCGACGCACGACGCCGTCGCAGGGCGCGTGCCGTTCGTGGCTGGCCTGATCGTCAACTCGACGCGCGAAGCCATCGACCGCACGAAGATGCTCAAGAACCTCAAGGTCGAGGCCTTGCAGGTGACGCCGGTTCACTATCTCTTCAAGCCAGATGCTGAAGCCACCATCACCCACTTCCGGGCGATCTACGAAGAGACGGGCATTCCGATCCTTATCTACAACGTCATTCCCTGGAACTATCTCTCCGTGGACTTGATGCTGCGGATCATGGACGAGGTTCCCGGCGTCGTCGGCATGAAGCAGAGCTCGGGCGATCTCAAGTCGCTCTCCGATCTCGTGCAGCGGGTGAAGCCCAACAACATCGTGCTGAGCGGTATCGATGCGCTGCTCTATTCCGGCTTCTCGCTGGGTGCGGACGGCGCGATTTCGGCTCTCACCTCCGCGCTGCCAGGCATCACGGCCAAGCTGTTCGATCTCGTCAACAAGGGCCGCCACGACGAAGCCCTCAAGATCCACTGGCAGCTCAACACGCTGTGGAACTCCCTGCGTCACGACAACCTGCCGGCCTGCGTCAAGTACATTCAGCATCGCCAGGGCCTGCCGCTCTATCATCCGCGCGCGCCCATGGAGCGCGTGACCGATGCCCAGAAGGCGGCCATCGACAAGGCTCTCAAGGGGCTCATCGACTGA
- a CDS encoding aldo/keto reductase has product MKADLVEANGANIPAIGLGTWRLQDQACADAVQWAIEAGYRHIDTAARYENEAAVGAGIRASGLARDEVFITTKVWHSDLRLDDFRRSAEASLKRLGLSQVDLLLIHWPNSDVPLAESLNALAEAKRSGLTRHIGVSNFPARLLEQAVQQSCEPLTVNQCEYHPYLDQSRVRAACRAYGTAFTSYCPLGRGELTQEPLIEAIAGKYGKTPAQVVLRWHVQQPGTVAIPKSGNRQRIAENLNIFDFVLSGEEMRNISGLARPDGRMVRPAWDMDFEDEI; this is encoded by the coding sequence ATGAAGGCCGATCTTGTCGAAGCGAACGGGGCGAATATTCCTGCAATCGGGCTTGGCACATGGAGGTTGCAGGATCAGGCCTGCGCCGATGCCGTCCAATGGGCCATCGAAGCAGGCTATCGCCATATCGATACAGCTGCCCGATACGAGAACGAGGCGGCGGTCGGCGCCGGGATCAGGGCGTCCGGACTGGCCCGCGACGAGGTTTTCATCACCACGAAGGTGTGGCACAGCGATCTGCGTCTCGATGACTTCCGGCGCTCCGCAGAAGCGAGTCTCAAACGGCTCGGCCTTTCGCAGGTTGATCTTCTGCTCATCCACTGGCCGAACAGCGATGTGCCGCTGGCCGAATCGCTCAATGCTCTCGCCGAGGCGAAGCGGAGCGGCCTGACACGCCATATCGGCGTTTCCAACTTCCCGGCGCGTCTGCTCGAACAAGCCGTGCAGCAATCGTGCGAGCCGCTGACGGTGAACCAATGCGAGTACCATCCCTATCTGGATCAGAGCCGCGTGCGTGCGGCCTGCCGGGCATATGGAACCGCTTTCACGTCCTACTGTCCCCTCGGGCGAGGTGAACTGACGCAGGAGCCGCTGATCGAGGCCATTGCGGGAAAATACGGCAAGACGCCCGCGCAGGTGGTGCTGCGCTGGCACGTGCAACAGCCAGGGACCGTCGCGATTCCGAAATCGGGCAATCGGCAGCGCATTGCGGAAAACCTGAACATTTTCGATTTCGTTCTGTCGGGTGAAGAGATGCGGAATATTTCGGGCCTCGCGCGCCCGGATGGCCGCATGGTGCGTCCGGCCTGGGATATGGATTTCGAGGACGAAATTTGA
- a CDS encoding carbohydrate ABC transporter permease has protein sequence MSNPNSITANATVYAASLALMAFIGLPLLWMMISSLKPPTELFVSPPAILPESFTLEWYRAIFTATSAPTFFLNSFIVGALTTIVCLVIGVLAAYSVTRFDFPGKNLFLFAALITYMFPAIVLFVPIYMTLAFLGLTDTYLGLVICHSILTFPFAVWMLRSFFAGIPREIDEAAWVDGSSYFSTFVKIILPLSLPGIFSVGIFVFVQSWNEFLFASIIMSAAPMKTIPVGISEFITSFDIRWGEIMAMGTLATVPVVILFMFAQRYVLRGVLSGAVKG, from the coding sequence ATGTCCAACCCCAACTCGATCACGGCGAACGCCACCGTCTACGCCGCGTCTCTGGCGCTGATGGCCTTCATCGGCTTGCCACTCCTGTGGATGATGATCTCGTCCCTCAAACCGCCGACGGAACTCTTCGTGTCTCCGCCGGCGATCCTGCCGGAATCCTTCACCCTCGAGTGGTACCGCGCCATCTTCACGGCGACATCGGCCCCCACCTTCTTTCTCAACAGCTTCATCGTCGGAGCCCTGACCACGATCGTCTGTCTCGTGATCGGCGTGCTCGCGGCTTATTCGGTGACGCGTTTCGACTTCCCGGGCAAGAACCTCTTTCTCTTCGCGGCCCTGATCACCTACATGTTCCCGGCGATCGTCCTGTTCGTTCCCATCTACATGACGCTCGCCTTCCTGGGATTGACCGATACCTATCTCGGCCTCGTGATATGCCATTCGATCCTCACCTTTCCGTTCGCCGTGTGGATGCTGCGATCCTTCTTCGCCGGGATCCCGCGAGAGATCGACGAGGCGGCCTGGGTCGACGGCTCATCCTATTTCTCCACCTTCGTGAAAATCATCCTGCCGCTTTCGCTGCCCGGCATATTCTCGGTCGGCATCTTCGTCTTCGTCCAGTCGTGGAACGAGTTCCTGTTCGCCAGCATCATCATGTCGGCTGCACCAATGAAGACGATTCCGGTCGGCATCTCAGAGTTCATCACTTCCTTCGATATCCGCTGGGGCGAGATCATGGCCATGGGCACGCTCGCGACGGTTCCCGTGGTGATTCTGTTCATGTTCGCGCAACGCTACGTCCTGCGCGGCGTCCTGTCCGGAGCCGTGAAAGGCTGA
- a CDS encoding ABC transporter substrate-binding protein codes for MPRNRTFRRAVSARARSVPLKGALLATALSVGMGGIGGAMAVELSFWTNLTTAAQANVIKAQVDQCAAGIADLKVNFETVPFDTMYTRLITSMRNGQAPNIMNTLEGAVAFVQARGGLVPVTDVVKKIGENDFLPSYLNAVRKDGEVWGVPDWALHQEVWYRKDLFKAANIEIPVSWPQLIEAAEKLTVDKNKDGTPDTYGFAVPMGRSLVAPQTFFQFFYAAGGTIFDPKTGEYVFDKHKDEAIKSLDTMLTLYKKASPPASVEWSWSDYRNAYVQGTVAMANEWGAVVLIAAEQNPSMLDNMGVFPLPGPEAGKPPAAALNGGYYYLVGKSTPEKEAASKELLSCLYTPEKVANRANSRPIFALPATRSAFESQAYNDNPYVKRFKPELDVIFNKVMQNWYRYGQEAGLNPLTGQIEATSFIGDAIQNAALGRTTSQQAVEQMATQLKAQVAQIKK; via the coding sequence ATGCCACGCAACCGGACTTTTCGGCGCGCCGTGTCCGCTCGAGCACGCTCGGTGCCCCTGAAGGGCGCCCTTCTCGCAACCGCTCTTTCCGTCGGGATGGGCGGCATCGGCGGAGCCATGGCGGTCGAGCTGAGCTTCTGGACCAACCTGACGACCGCCGCCCAGGCGAATGTCATCAAGGCGCAGGTCGATCAATGCGCCGCCGGGATCGCGGACCTGAAGGTGAATTTCGAGACCGTTCCCTTCGATACGATGTATACCCGCCTCATCACGTCGATGCGCAACGGCCAGGCGCCCAACATCATGAATACCCTCGAAGGCGCGGTTGCCTTCGTGCAGGCGCGCGGTGGCCTCGTTCCCGTGACGGACGTGGTGAAGAAGATCGGCGAGAACGATTTCCTGCCCTCCTATTTGAACGCGGTTCGGAAGGACGGCGAGGTCTGGGGCGTTCCCGACTGGGCCCTGCACCAGGAAGTCTGGTACCGCAAGGATCTGTTCAAGGCGGCCAATATCGAGATTCCCGTCTCCTGGCCCCAGCTGATCGAGGCCGCGGAGAAACTCACGGTCGACAAGAACAAGGACGGCACGCCCGATACCTACGGCTTCGCGGTTCCGATGGGCCGCTCGCTCGTGGCGCCGCAGACCTTCTTCCAGTTCTTCTATGCGGCGGGCGGCACGATCTTTGATCCGAAGACGGGCGAATACGTCTTCGACAAGCACAAGGACGAGGCCATCAAATCCCTCGACACGATGTTGACCCTCTACAAGAAGGCGTCCCCGCCCGCGAGCGTCGAGTGGTCGTGGAGCGATTACCGCAACGCCTATGTCCAGGGCACGGTCGCGATGGCCAACGAGTGGGGCGCGGTTGTTCTGATCGCGGCCGAGCAGAATCCGTCCATGCTCGATAATATGGGCGTGTTCCCCCTCCCCGGCCCCGAGGCCGGCAAGCCTCCGGCGGCGGCTCTGAACGGTGGCTATTACTACCTCGTTGGAAAGTCGACGCCCGAAAAGGAAGCCGCCTCGAAGGAGCTTCTCTCCTGCCTCTACACGCCGGAGAAGGTCGCGAACCGCGCCAATTCCCGCCCGATCTTCGCGCTGCCCGCCACGCGCAGCGCTTTCGAGAGCCAGGCCTATAACGACAATCCTTACGTGAAGCGGTTCAAACCCGAACTCGATGTGATCTTCAACAAGGTCATGCAGAACTGGTACCGCTATGGCCAGGAGGCAGGGCTCAATCCGCTGACGGGCCAGATCGAGGCGACGAGCTTCATCGGCGACGCAATCCAGAACGCCGCCCTCGGCAGGACCACCTCCCAGCAGGCGGTCGAACAGATGGCGACGCAGCTGAAGGCGCAGGTCGCCCAGATCAAGAAGTAA
- a CDS encoding dihydroxyacetone kinase subunit DhaK, giving the protein MKKLMNHASTYVDEMLDGLVMANPSLVRDGAGGRVIRRAERIRQGKVGVVSGGGSGHLPLFTGYVGPGLLDACSIGNVFEGPNVDSCMDAIRLANGGQGVLCLYGNYGGDRMNFNMAGEFLADEGIETTTVLGTDDIASGSPEERDRRRGVAGIMYAYKAAGAKAEQGGSLQDVTTVAAKAVARTRTVGIALAPCQVPGAAQPTFTIADDEMEMGMGIHGEPGIWRNKMKPADAIADEMVERLLADRPDDAGHRVSLLVNSLGATPLEELFILYRRIAQQLDKAGITIVHPLVGRYTTSMEMAGASVSLCFTDPELEELLAAPASCPFWRVG; this is encoded by the coding sequence ATGAAGAAGCTGATGAATCACGCGTCCACCTACGTGGACGAGATGCTTGACGGGCTGGTGATGGCCAATCCCTCTCTCGTCCGGGATGGAGCTGGCGGACGCGTCATCCGCCGGGCCGAGCGGATTCGCCAGGGCAAGGTGGGCGTCGTGTCCGGCGGCGGCTCCGGCCATCTGCCGCTCTTTACCGGCTATGTGGGGCCGGGGCTCCTCGACGCCTGCTCGATCGGCAATGTTTTCGAAGGGCCCAACGTTGATTCCTGCATGGATGCCATCCGTCTCGCCAATGGCGGTCAGGGCGTCCTGTGCCTCTATGGCAATTACGGCGGCGACCGCATGAACTTCAACATGGCCGGTGAGTTTCTGGCCGATGAGGGGATCGAGACCACGACGGTGCTCGGGACGGACGACATCGCCAGCGGTTCTCCGGAGGAACGGGACCGGCGCCGGGGTGTCGCCGGCATCATGTATGCGTACAAGGCCGCGGGCGCGAAGGCGGAGCAGGGCGGGTCCCTGCAGGACGTCACCACCGTCGCCGCCAAGGCCGTCGCGCGCACGCGGACGGTAGGGATTGCTCTCGCTCCCTGCCAGGTGCCTGGCGCGGCGCAGCCGACCTTCACCATTGCCGACGACGAGATGGAAATGGGAATGGGCATCCATGGCGAGCCCGGAATCTGGCGCAACAAGATGAAGCCCGCCGATGCGATCGCGGACGAGATGGTTGAGCGCCTCCTCGCTGACAGGCCCGATGATGCGGGACATCGCGTCTCGCTTCTTGTGAACAGCCTCGGGGCGACGCCTCTCGAAGAGCTGTTCATTCTCTATCGCCGCATCGCGCAGCAGCTCGACAAGGCCGGGATCACGATCGTCCACCCGCTCGTCGGACGCTACACGACGTCGATGGAAATGGCGGGAGCGTCGGTCAGCCTGTGCTTTACCGATCCGGAGCTCGAGGAGCTTCTCGCAGCGCCGGCATCGTGCCCGTTCTGGAGGGTGGGCTGA
- a CDS encoding IclR family transcriptional regulator: MATSRVKDQVAALTAEAPASSESTPTPKTTRSKSSRVDGTGAEAKAGRSADDNLKSLSKLVRVLDCFSVNDRNLSLAEICQRTGLPRSTAHRMMASLRDVGFLDQDRERDRYRLGLKLFELGSVALSNLDLHREARPMVDALRRFSGQSVHLAVFDGSRAVVIQRADSASESSGSMTFIENAPAHCTSVGKAILAYQPDEVVDRLIAGGLTRFTESTITKGDVLKAELKKIRKRGYSVDDGEHQPGLRCIGAPIRNQSGQVFAGLSISGPAWQLPVSEVEDFAKVVVHHANSISQRLGYNH, from the coding sequence ATGGCTACATCGCGAGTGAAGGACCAGGTAGCCGCATTGACCGCCGAGGCGCCAGCATCTTCAGAGAGCACTCCTACGCCCAAGACGACCAGAAGCAAGTCGTCTCGCGTGGATGGAACAGGCGCTGAGGCCAAGGCCGGCCGCAGCGCGGACGACAATCTCAAGTCCCTGTCCAAGCTGGTGCGCGTTCTCGACTGCTTTTCCGTCAACGACAGGAATCTCTCTCTGGCGGAGATTTGCCAGCGCACGGGCCTGCCCCGCTCCACCGCTCATCGGATGATGGCATCCCTGCGCGATGTGGGCTTTCTCGACCAGGACCGAGAGCGCGATCGCTACCGGCTGGGCCTCAAGCTGTTCGAGCTCGGCAGCGTGGCCTTGTCCAATCTCGATCTGCATCGCGAGGCCCGCCCGATGGTGGACGCGCTGCGCCGGTTCAGCGGCCAATCGGTTCACTTGGCGGTGTTCGACGGATCCCGCGCCGTGGTAATCCAACGTGCCGATTCCGCCTCGGAGAGCTCCGGATCGATGACCTTCATCGAGAATGCGCCGGCTCATTGCACGAGCGTCGGAAAAGCCATTCTGGCCTATCAGCCCGATGAGGTCGTCGACCGTCTCATCGCAGGCGGTCTTACACGCTTCACGGAATCGACCATCACCAAGGGGGATGTTCTCAAGGCGGAGCTGAAGAAGATCCGCAAGCGCGGATATTCGGTGGATGACGGCGAGCATCAGCCGGGCCTGCGCTGCATCGGCGCTCCGATCCGCAACCAGTCCGGCCAAGTCTTTGCAGGCTTGTCGATCAGCGGGCCCGCCTGGCAGCTGCCGGTGTCGGAAGTCGAGGATTTCGCGAAGGTCGTCGTGCACCACGCCAATTCGATCTCGCAGAGGCTGGGCTACAATCACTGA
- a CDS encoding FAD-dependent oxidoreductase, producing MVAGRCISAERRALASARITGTCMAMGQAAGTAAALAATQGCPMPAIDVAALQRLLKAQGAIFDGIGA from the coding sequence ATCGTCGCAGGTCGCTGCATCTCGGCCGAGCGCAGGGCTTTGGCCAGCGCGAGAATCACCGGAACATGCATGGCGATGGGACAGGCGGCCGGTACGGCGGCCGCCCTGGCGGCCACGCAGGGCTGCCCGATGCCCGCTATCGACGTCGCTGCGCTCCAGCGTCTCCTGAAGGCTCAAGGGGCAATCTTCGACGGCATCGGTGCATGA
- a CDS encoding tripartite tricarboxylate transporter substrate binding protein — protein sequence MKSIKTLAAAGLALALSFGTALAEYPERPITLIVPWGAGGGSDGTARIVARLLEEKLGQPINVVNRTGGGSVIGHTEIARSKPDGYTLGNITTELSMFHWLNQAPVSYKDYTLIGLYNADYGGVFVAADSPFKTLQDLVDAMRTNAAAIPAGGANQGGVNHLSYAAMVAAAGAKGAFWVPSEGAAPALQLLTSGAIKAAIVQFSEAKALMDAGEIRALATLDTERNSNFPDVPTVAEASDIEFSISGWRGLAAPKGLPQDVSAKLEKALKDVVASEEYKKFMADRQFGVTFAGGSDFEAYLAAKDKQFGEGLKAAGLIK from the coding sequence ATGAAGTCGATCAAGACGCTTGCCGCTGCCGGTCTCGCACTGGCTCTTTCTTTCGGAACGGCGCTAGCCGAATATCCCGAGCGGCCGATCACGCTGATCGTTCCGTGGGGTGCGGGCGGTGGCTCCGACGGAACGGCCCGCATCGTCGCGCGGCTGCTCGAGGAGAAGCTCGGCCAGCCCATCAATGTGGTCAACCGCACGGGTGGCGGTTCGGTGATCGGCCATACCGAGATCGCGCGGTCTAAGCCGGACGGATATACGCTCGGCAACATCACCACCGAACTGTCGATGTTCCACTGGCTCAACCAGGCTCCGGTTTCCTACAAGGACTATACGCTGATCGGCCTCTACAATGCTGATTACGGCGGGGTGTTCGTGGCCGCGGACTCGCCCTTCAAGACGCTGCAGGATCTCGTCGACGCCATGCGCACCAACGCGGCGGCGATCCCCGCGGGCGGTGCCAATCAGGGCGGCGTCAATCACCTTTCCTATGCGGCGATGGTGGCCGCGGCCGGAGCCAAGGGCGCCTTCTGGGTACCGAGCGAAGGTGCCGCGCCGGCCCTGCAGCTTCTCACCTCGGGCGCGATCAAGGCGGCGATCGTTCAGTTCTCGGAAGCCAAGGCTCTGATGGATGCGGGAGAGATCCGCGCTCTCGCTACGCTCGACACCGAGCGCAACTCCAACTTCCCCGACGTTCCGACCGTTGCCGAAGCGTCCGACATCGAATTCTCGATCAGCGGCTGGCGTGGTCTCGCCGCCCCCAAGGGCCTGCCGCAGGACGTGTCCGCCAAGCTCGAAAAGGCCTTGAAGGATGTGGTCGCGAGCGAAGAATACAAGAAATTCATGGCGGATCGCCAGTTCGGCGTAACGTTTGCCGGAGGATCCGACTTCGAGGCTTATCTTGCCGCAAAGGACAAGCAGTTCGGCGAGGGCCTGAAGGCCGCGGGACTCATCAAATGA
- a CDS encoding dihydroxyacetone kinase subunit L, whose protein sequence is MGFGTSDISAAIARAKARMATLEQDLNAADSHLGDGDTGGMLARVIDRLSEENLNGTEDVGAAFSALARAAVSATGSSLGTLLATALMTMSKATRGRADVPWSELGDLLAGARDAMLARGGAKLGDKTVIDALDAVANATRGVEDGTALARAASVSAADVLARFRDEPCRMGRARMFGDKSRGMDDPGMLALVRLTDAIAGF, encoded by the coding sequence ATGGGTTTCGGAACATCCGACATCTCCGCGGCCATCGCGCGGGCAAAGGCGCGCATGGCCACGCTCGAGCAGGATCTGAATGCGGCCGATTCCCACCTTGGAGATGGTGATACGGGCGGAATGCTGGCCCGTGTCATCGACCGCCTCTCCGAGGAAAATTTGAACGGCACCGAGGATGTCGGCGCGGCCTTTTCCGCGCTGGCCCGCGCTGCGGTTTCGGCGACGGGCTCAAGCCTCGGCACTCTTCTGGCGACCGCTCTGATGACCATGTCCAAGGCGACGCGCGGTCGGGCAGATGTGCCGTGGTCCGAGCTGGGCGATCTCCTGGCGGGGGCGCGGGATGCCATGCTCGCCCGTGGAGGCGCCAAGCTCGGCGACAAGACAGTGATCGATGCGCTTGACGCCGTCGCGAATGCAACGCGCGGGGTCGAGGATGGCACGGCTCTTGCACGCGCGGCGAGCGTCTCCGCGGCGGATGTCCTCGCGCGCTTCCGGGACGAGCCCTGCCGGATGGGGCGGGCGCGCATGTTCGGCGACAAGAGCCGTGGCATGGACGATCCGGGAATGCTGGCCCTCGTCCGGCTGACGGACGCGATTGCAGGATTCTGA
- a CDS encoding ABC transporter ATP-binding protein, with product MARIELRQVSKSYGAARIIAGVNLPIENGEFVVLVGPSGCGKSTLLRMIAGLEPISGGELVIDGEIVNNLPPQKRDVAMVFQSYALYPHYTVYDNMAFGLKLRGNPKADTDARVRRAAEILGLQNLLTRYPKNLSGGQRQRVAMGRAIVRNPRLYLFDEPLSNLDAKLRISMRSEIKSLHQSLRTTTVYVTHDQVEAMTMADRIVVLRDGNVEQIGTPMELYRSPANEFVAGFIGAPTMNFVRSQLPGGPDREVRCPGGDVPIRLPKASTANGEILIGIRPEHLQPTTGPGLINGRIKMVEPTGPSDYVIVDTQAGPVSAVLPTSYQARSGDSIRLAAEAPDIHLFNAQTGRRLEA from the coding sequence GTGGCCCGTATCGAGCTTCGCCAGGTATCAAAGAGCTATGGAGCCGCACGCATCATCGCCGGGGTGAATCTGCCGATCGAAAACGGCGAATTCGTCGTTCTGGTCGGCCCGTCAGGATGCGGCAAGTCGACCTTGCTGCGCATGATCGCGGGGCTGGAGCCGATCAGCGGCGGGGAACTCGTGATCGACGGCGAGATCGTGAACAACCTGCCGCCGCAGAAGCGCGACGTGGCCATGGTCTTCCAGAGCTATGCCCTGTATCCGCACTACACGGTCTACGACAACATGGCGTTCGGCCTGAAGCTCAGGGGCAACCCGAAGGCGGATACGGATGCCCGCGTGCGCCGGGCGGCCGAGATCCTCGGTCTCCAAAATCTCCTGACCCGGTATCCGAAGAATCTGTCGGGTGGTCAGCGCCAGCGCGTCGCCATGGGCCGCGCCATCGTGCGCAACCCGCGCCTTTATCTGTTCGACGAACCTCTGTCGAACCTCGACGCGAAGCTGCGGATCTCCATGCGGTCGGAGATCAAGTCTCTTCACCAGTCCTTGCGCACCACGACGGTCTATGTCACGCACGATCAGGTCGAGGCGATGACCATGGCCGACAGGATCGTGGTCCTGCGCGACGGCAACGTCGAGCAGATCGGCACGCCAATGGAGCTCTATCGGTCGCCGGCGAACGAGTTCGTGGCCGGCTTCATCGGGGCCCCCACCATGAATTTCGTGCGCAGCCAACTGCCAGGCGGTCCCGACAGGGAGGTTCGCTGCCCAGGTGGAGATGTTCCGATCCGCCTTCCCAAGGCATCGACGGCAAACGGCGAGATCCTGATCGGCATTCGGCCCGAGCATCTCCAGCCGACGACCGGACCCGGTCTGATCAACGGCCGCATCAAGATGGTGGAGCCCACCGGCCCTTCCGACTACGTGATCGTCGATACGCAAGCGGGACCCGTGTCGGCCGTTCTACCGACCTCTTACCAGGCAAGGAGCGGCGACAGCATCCGTTTGGCCGCCGAGGCCCCCGACATTCATCTGTTCAACGCTCAGACGGGCCGCCGCCTGGAGGCATGA
- a CDS encoding carbohydrate ABC transporter permease, with product MGLLAALCVNSDLPGMKIIRTVLLLPYVVPVIALALFWRWMLDGSFGIVSSVLQSMGLLAPNQSPLATPAGSMVSVVLANIWRGFPFVMISYWAALQSIPQDQYEAAAVDGGSTWQQFLYVTLPHLADVTKVLFLLRLIWTVTFFDIIWLISRGGPAGTTEHWPIWIYQESMGFFRFGYGSALAVMLGLILLAVISVYLLVLKLASRR from the coding sequence TTGGGCCTTCTGGCGGCCCTATGCGTCAACAGCGATCTTCCCGGGATGAAGATCATCAGGACGGTCCTGCTTCTGCCGTATGTCGTGCCGGTGATCGCCCTTGCGCTGTTCTGGCGCTGGATGCTCGACGGGAGCTTCGGTATCGTGAGCAGCGTACTGCAATCGATGGGCCTTCTGGCTCCCAACCAATCGCCCCTGGCGACGCCTGCGGGCTCGATGGTGAGCGTGGTGCTGGCCAATATCTGGCGCGGATTTCCCTTCGTGATGATCTCCTACTGGGCGGCCCTGCAATCCATCCCGCAGGACCAGTACGAAGCGGCCGCCGTCGACGGCGGCTCGACCTGGCAGCAGTTTCTCTACGTGACGCTGCCGCACCTGGCTGACGTGACCAAGGTTCTGTTCCTGCTGCGCCTTATCTGGACCGTGACCTTCTTCGACATCATCTGGCTGATCTCCCGCGGCGGCCCGGCCGGCACCACCGAGCACTGGCCGATCTGGATCTACCAAGAAAGCATGGGCTTCTTCCGCTTCGGCTACGGCTCCGCCCTCGCGGTAATGCTGGGCCTCATCCTTCTGGCCGTCATCTCCGTCTATCTTCTGGTCCTGAAGCTCGCGAGCAGGCGCTGA